The genomic region GTGTCAATTGCGTCAACTGCGGCAACTATGGGCGCTTTGGTGGTTGATATTCCAGAGGCTGAAGTTGCAGCTGCTCCTGGCGGTATGCCAGGAATGGGTATGATGTAAATCTGCCCCGAGCAATAAAAATCCCGCCGAAAATGGCGGGTTTTTATTTTGGAGGAATGAATTAACGAGGATTTGAGAAATAGTCGATTTCTTTAATGATATCTAGTAGAGCCTGAGCACGGCGAGCTTCATCGACAATAGCTACGGCAGCGTCGTGTGCTGGTGCAATCAGAGTTTTATCGTCCGTAGAACGAAGAAGTAACAGGTAAGTGTCAAACTTTTCTTCTGGAGAAACGTCCAGCTTGTCGACTAATGGACGCAACTCGTTCAAGGCAGTTTGCTTAATCGTATCGAGCGCAGGATCTGCGGCTGCAGCTGGAGCTGGTGTGCTGACTGTTGGAGTTGGCACAACTGGCTCTGAAACAGGAGATTTCGCTGTGTCAATAGCAGGCTCATCGTTCTGATCTGTGGCGACAGGATCCGGTGAGATGGTTGCAGGATTAATAACAGGTGAAGCTGTAGCATTTGTCTCTTCAAATTGTAAATTATTGTCTGTATTTTGTGATACGCCAGCTAATACCTTAGCCAGTTCTTGGTCGTCACTGAATGATTGATTAGCTTGAGAATCCATTATAACCCACCTTATATATTAAATTGTTTAAGCTTATATATGCTACACTATAACATGAGTTAATCAAGGAGCGCAAGATGTTAGATGATATGAATGTAATAAAACAATATGATCCAGGCGACGTTTTAAGCGGCGTTTTGAATATTCCAGAACAAGCTCGATATGAAGTGTCGATTCACGAAGGTGCGAATCAGCGTCGAGATTTTAAGAATATTGTGATCGCGGGAATGGGCGGTTCGGCTTTAGCGGCCGATATGGTTCGAGTTTTGACTGCGGGCTGGTTGCATATTCCGCTTGAAGTGGTGAAGGGCTATGATTTGCCGGGATTTGTGAGCGAGGAAACGTTGGTTATTGCGGTTAGTCATTCGGGCAATACTGAGGAAACTCTGAGCTGTTATCAGCAAGCATTGGAGAAGAAGGCGTGTCTGGCAGCTATGTCGACTGGCGGAGCGTTGATTGAGCGAGCGAAAAATGACAACGTAACTTACGCCCAAGTTCCAGCCGGCGCGCAGCCACGAATGTCGACGGTTTACCATTTGCGAGGATTGTTGAAATTATTACAGCATTTTTGGATTATTGATAATGATTTGTACGATCAGGTGAAAAATAGTGCCGATTGGCTGGCGGGCGAAATATCTAATTGGACAGCCAAAACGCCAGAAGCTGATAATTTGGCAAAGCAGATTGCGAAATTAACAATTGGCAAGACGTTGGTTGTTTTTGGCGGTGAATTGACTTGGCCGCTGGCATATAAGTGGAAAATTAGCTGGAATGAATCGGCGAAGAATTTGGCGTTCTCGAATCAATATCCAGAATTTAATCATAACGAGTTTATAGGTTGGTCGTCGCATCCAATAGAGAAGCCGTTTACGGTTTTTGATATTCGTAGCAATTTGGAGCGGGACAGAATCCGCGAGCGAATGGAGCTGAGTGATCGTTTGTTGAGTGGCAAGCGACCAAAGGCGCACGTGCTGGAGCTTCGAGGAAAGACGCTTATGGAACAATTGCTGTGGGGCTTGGTGCTGGCTGACGCGGCTAGTATTTACACAGCTATTCTTAATGGAGTCAATCCTGGTCCAGTTCAGCTAATTGAAAAATTGAAAGCGGAACTTAGCTAATTTAATATCGTAGAGATTCGATAGGGTCGCGTCTAGTGGCGCGGGCTGCTGGATATACGCCAGAAATTACGCCGATGATTATTGATAGTCCAATTGATAAGACGGCTGTTTGCCAATAAATATAAGGCGTGAGCGGCAAGTATAAGCTGGCAACATAAGCTCCCGCCAAGCCTAATCCGTAGCCCAATATTCCGCCGAGGAATCCGATGATCGCTGCCTCGATTAAGAATTGATTGATGATATCCCAGCCTGTGGCGCCGACGGCTCGTCTGACGCCGACTTCACGCTGACGCTCGGCAACATTGACAAGCATCACGTTCATAACGCCTATTCCACCGATTAACAGAGAAATAATGCCGATTACAGTTAAGATTATCGAGAGAAACCTCGCGACATTAGACTTCTTTTCATTTATCTCTTCGCCAGAAACGATTCGATAATTCTTATCGCTATCATGATTCTTCTTCAAAATATCGTCAGCCGATTTTATGACTGAATTGAGATTTTTATGATCTTTGGTAGTTACGATGATTTGCTGAATTTGCGGCGTGCCTTGGGTAAATTTTTTAATCACAGACAATGGAATAATGGCGGCGTTATTAAAATTCACGTCCAAATAACTGGCTTGATTTTCAATATTCTTCAACACGCCAACAACGGTCAATGGTTGATTTCGGATGTAAATAACGTTTCCGATGGACCTTTCGGTGCCGAACAAATCGACCGATAATTGCTGGCCGACGACAACTCCGCCGATGTCGTTAATAAATTGCCCAGTAGCAATTTGCAAATTGGCGACGTCTTTTAGCGATTCCGTACTGCCGATTAACGCGGCGTTTTGGATATCGATTTTACCTTCGCGGGCGCGCAGCTCGGCGTGTAGGAAGGCAATTGGCGCGGCTTTTGTGTTGGCAATTTTTCCTATATCCCTGGCGTCCGTTTCAGTCAATGTGTTGACCGTCGTCGTGTTGTCGGATTCGGTCAGCAGATTCGGGACAGCTTTTTGATTGCCAGACTTAACAATGGCAACAGGAGTGGATGATTGGTTGGAATTGTCGCCGAATAGGTGATTAAATCCGCCAGTCAGAGATAGAACCATGGTGATACTGGCGATGCCAATAGCTACGCCTACAATTGTCAAGAATGTTCGTCCGCGATTAGCTCGTAGCGCCTGAGTAGCGTTCTCAAAATGATTTTTTACTAATATTTTCACGATTTTTTCGCCCTCGATTTCTTTGAAGATTTTTGCTTCTTAGGTTTTTCGTCTTTTTCGTCGTCTACAATCAACTTCTTAGTGAACTTGCGCTTTTCCTTATGTTCGTCGGTATCGATTTTTCCGTCCAACATAGTGATGACGCGACTGGCGTAATGAGTCAATTCTGGGTTGTGGGTAACCATAATTATAGTGTTGCCGCGACGATGTAGATCGGACAATTCTTCCATGATAAGATGACTCGATTTGCTGTCCAAATTTCCTGTTGGCTCGTCGGCTAAGATAATTGACGGACTATTAACCAACGCTCTGGCAATTGCTACGCGCTGAACCTGACCGCCAGATAATTGATGCGGCATGTAATATTCGCGCTGTCCCAGATGAAAAGTTTTCAGAATGCGGCTAGCTTCTTGAAGTCGTTTGACTTTCCCGAGTCCTTTATACGTTAGCGGCAACGCCACGTTTTCAATTACAGTCAGGCGAGGAATAAGATTGAAATTCTGGAAAACGAAGCCGATGTGTTTGGAACGAATTTTGGCGCGTCGTCGTGAGCTGAGATTGTCGACAGCGACATCGTCCAGATAGTATTCGCCCTCTGATGGCTGGTCTAATAGTCCAAGGGTGTTTAATAAAGTAGTTTTTCCGCAACCGCTTGGTCCCATAATAGCGATAAACTCACCCTTTTTAACGGTTAAATCGACGTTATCTAAGGCGCGAATCTCAGCGTCGCCAAAGCCAAATTTTTTGGTGACATTAACAAGCCTAATGCGTGGTGGAATAGTTTCTTTCATCTTTGACTTATTATAGAGAATGAACATCAGTAAGTGCAACCATAAGGGGCAATAAAGTTGTGGTATAATTATCAACAAGGAAGGATGCAGGAGTGGTTGAACTGGCACGCCTGGAACGCGTGTAACGGAGTAATCTGTTCGAGGGTTCGAATCCCTCTCCTTCCGCCAAGAGATATTTGAGAGGGTATTATGGAAATGTACGAACATCATACAGAAAAGCATATAGAAACAAGAGAACATTATACGTACTTAATCAATATTTTGATAGACGCATATAATGCTGGTAAGCTACCAGAGATAAAAGATATTATTATCGAACCTGAATATGGGTATGTGGCGTCAATTGAGTATAATTCTGGAGAACACAGAGTTTTATATGGGCATGATCCTGGGTTTAATTCAGGAAGTGCAGAGCAATTAGCTAATGATAAGGGGTATACAAAGTTTTTGCTCAGAGAAAATGGCATAAATTGTGCAAGAGGTTCTGAATTTCTTTTACCTTGGTGGGCGGATATGCTGCGTCAATCAGACCGTCAGCAGTTTAATCACTCTATGCGTGACACAAAAGAAGCCCTTGGCTATATTGATAAATCTTTAGGATTTCCTGTCTATGTTAAACCTAGCAGAGGTTCTCAAGGAGTTGGTGTAGCTAGAGTTGAAACCGCTGAAGAACTTGATAAGCTTCTTAATCAGTATAACGAGGGGCGTGTTAAAGTAGCTGTCATTGAAGAAGAATTAAAAATGCCTGACTATCGCATATTGGTTTTTGATGGTGAGGTAGTTAATGCTTATGAGAGACGACCTTTTTCTGTTAAGGGTGATGGAGTAAGTAATTTAGAACAGCTAATTGATTCGAAACATAAGACCTTGGTAGATTCTGGTAGAGATATACATTTTGAAAGGCAGCTACCTATAATTATGAATAAATTAGGGAAAATGGGTCTGTCTATGACCGATATTATACCGGAAGGCGCAGATGTTCGTTTGATGGATATATCAAATTTATCAGCAGGAGGAACGCCAGTTGATGTCGGTGAAGTTATGCATCAGCGGTGGCGAGATCTAGCTGTCAGGGTGGCGAGAATCTTTGATTTACGAATATGTGGGGTTGATTTGGCGTGTAAGGATATTACGCAATCAGATAGCGAATACGGCGTAATAGAGGTAAACGCAACGCCTGGTGCCAAACAATTTATGGCAAGCGGTGTGGCTCAGCAGGAAAAGCTAGAAGATATTTTTGTTAAATTCTTCCGAACATTATAACGATCTACCTTGCCGCAAATTCACTCACCAAATAAAACGACCCAGCAACAACGACGTACGTATCAAGCTGCTGGGCTTTCTTGATGGCTTTTGTGAGAGCTCTGTCTGGATTGTATTCAATCTCGACTGCAGATTTCATACCGTATCTGATTATAGCAAAAATAGGTTGTAATTTTTACTAAATAGCTTGCAAAACACTAGATATAGCGGCTATAGTTATTATTGTACGCTATATATATAGCGAGCCCATAAATAAACAAAAACACAAGCTACGAAGATAAGCCACCAGATGAGGTGTTGGTGGTTTGTTTTTAAGAGGGAAAATTAAGGAGGGTATGTGAAAGAAATTAACGTAGTCAAACGCGACGGAACAAAAGAACCGTTTGATGCTAATAAAATTAACACGGCTATTTTAAAGGCGTGCGAAGGTTTGCCAGACCAAATATCTAAAGTTGTTCAAGTTGCGACCGAATTGCAACTGACATTATTTGATGGAATTACAACCGAGCAATTGGACGAGGCGGTTATTCAAACAGTTCTCCAAAACGTTAAAGATGATCCAGATTACGATAAAATCGCGGCACGATTGCTACTGAAAACTGTCTATAAGCAGATTTTGGGTGATTACGAGACGGCGGAAGAATTGAAAAAGCTTCATGCGCGCGAATTTCCGAAGTTCGTTAAGGCGGCGGTAAAAGAAGGATTGCTAGATAAGCGTATGGCTGACGGTCGATTTGACTTGAAAAAGCTGGCGGCGGAGCTCGATCCAGCGCGTGATGATTTGAGCAAATATTTGGGCGTGGTGACTAATAAAAATCGCTATGCTCTTCGCAAGCAAAGCGGCTCACCAATTGAAACACCTCAGTTTACGCATATGCGTATCGCTATGGGGCTTAGTTATAACGAATCTGACCCAACAACTGCGGCGATTGAGTTTTATAATCACATGAGCAATTTGGAGTATGTCCCAGGAGGCTCAACGCGAGTTAATGCTGGCGGTTCGTTCCCGCAGCTCAGTAACTGTTTCTTGCTTAATGTCGATGATGATATGGAATCAATTGCTAAGGCTGTTCGCGACACAATGTGGATTGCTAAAGGCACGGGCGGAATTGGCATTGGTTTTACTAAGCTACGTGCAGCGGGCAGTCCAGTTAAAACCACCAACACTGAATCTACTGGCCCAATTCCATTTATGAAGATGATTGATACGGCGCTTTTTGCGGTTTCTCGTAAGGGTAAAAAGGCTGGTGCAGCTGCAATTTACATGGAAAACTGGCATCTGAATTTTGATCAATTTGTCGATCTTCGTCAAAACTCTGGCGACCCATATTTAAGAACCAGATTTGCGAATACCGCGGTATTTATCTCTGACGAATTCATGAAGCGAGTAGAAAAAGACCAAGATTGGTATTTGTTTGATCCAGCGGAAACTCCAGATTTGACGGAATTATATGGCGAGGCGTTTTCGGCGCGATATAAAGAATATATCAAGATGGCGGAAGCTGGGAAATTGCGTACGTTTGATAAAGTTCCAGCTCGTCAGCAGTTTAAGCGCATTTTGACTAGTTTGCAAGCGACTTCACATCCGTGGCTGACCTGGAAAGACACGATTAACGTGCGCGCGTTAAATAACAATACGGGTACGATTCACCTCAGTAACTTGTGTACGGAAATTACATTGCCGCAGGATAAAAACAACATTGCGACATGTAATTTGGTGAGTATCAATTTGTCGGCATTTCTTAGCGAGGATAAGACTTGGGATTGGGATCGATTGAAAGAAGCGGCTCGTGCGGCGGTGCGACAATTGGACAATTTGTGCGACATCACTCAAACGCCAATTCCAGAAGCGATGCATTCGAATCAGCAAACTCGAGCGATTGGCCTCGGGATTATGGGTCTTTCTGACGTGTTGGAGAAGTTGGGCTATTGCTACGAATCAAAAGAATCTTACGATTTGGTTGATCAATTGACAGAGTTCATTAGCTATCACGCCATTGACCAATCGGCTGACCTGGCGAAGGAATTAGGCAGCTATCCAACATTCGCAGGCAGCGGTTGGAGTAAGGGTCTTCTTCCAATTGATACGGTCGATAAACTGTCGAAAGATCGCGGCGTGAAGGTGAAAATAGACCAAAAGACGCGACTGGACTGGGATGGTTTGCGAAAGAAGGTGAAGAAGGGAATGCGAAATGCGACTCTTATGGCGATTGCGCCGACGGCTAACATTGGTCATGTGGCGGGAACGACTCCTGGAATTGATCCGCAATTTGCGCAGATTTTCAGTCGCTCGACTTTGAATGGTAAGTTTTTGGAAGTGAACCATAATTTAGTTCGCGATTTGAAGAAGCTTGGTCTATGGGATAATTTGAAGGATGAGATTTTTGCGGCGCAAGGCGATATTCAAGATATTGACGGTATTCCTCAGAATATCAAGGATGTTTATAAAACAAGTTTCCAGCTCAGTCCGTACGCGTTTATTGAGGTGGCGGCTAGGGCTCAGAAGTGGGTCGACCAGGCGATTTCTCGAAATATGTATCTGGAGACGCGAGACATTGATGAATATGTGAAGATTTATTCGGAAGCGTGGAAGCGTGGCTTGAAGACGACATATTATCTGCACGTTAAGCCGCGTCATCAGTCGGAGCAGACAACAGTTTCAGTTGATAAAATTGCAGAACAAAAAGTCCGCACAAATAGTAAAGTGCGCGGATTTGGATTTGCGAAAATTAATAAATAAAGGAGGAAATTAAGATGGGAATTTTAGGTTCAGGATTACGCGATGGATTGTCACTTCACCCAATTCGTTACCCTTGGGCGTATGATCTTTATAATCAAGCAGTGGCTAACACGTGGTTTCCAAATGAAGTTCAATTAGTCCAAGATTTGGCGGATTTTGAAAAATTGTCAGACGACGAGAAGCACGCATTGAAAACGGTTATTAGCTATTTGAATCCAAACGAGCTATTAATTAATAAATCATTGGCGTTCGGTATTTATCCATATGTGAATGCGGCGGAAGCTCAACTATATTTGTCAAAACAGATGTGGGAAGAAGCTAATCACTTCATGACATTTGAATACATTATTGAGACATTTCCGTTTGATCGCGAGGAAATTTACGCTGCGGGATTTGGTAAAAAATCATTGGCTGACAAGGCTGACTTCCAGAATAAGCATTTGGACGTGATGCTTGATCCGAATTTGGATATTTATTCGCTGGAAGGCAAGAAGGACTTTGTTAGATCTTTGGTGGCGTATAACATCGTGCTTGAGGGAATTTGGTTCTATTCAGGCTTTATGGTTGGCATGAGTTTCCGTCAGCGTAATTTATTGCGCAATGTTGGCTCGCTACTGGACTGGATTACTCGCGATGAAAATCTTCATTTGACGTTTGGTATCAATTTGCTTTTGACAATTTTGGACGAGAACCCAGAATTGCAAACACAGGAATTCGCAGAAGAAATCCGTGGCTTGATTTTGCAGGCGGTAGAACTTGAGAAGGCTTACAATAAGGATATGCTGCCAAAGGGAATTTTGGGATTGAATGCTGATTATGTGAACCAGTATGTTATGCATATGACCGACCGACGCTTGCAAGAATTAGGTTTTGAACCTGAATATAACGTGCCAAATCCAGCTAAATGGATGGCAGCTGCCAACGATACACTGGAATTGGTGAATTTCTTTGAAAGCACAAACACCAGTTACGAAGTTAATACCACGAAGTAATGAGAGTTGATGATATGAACGAATTAGCGAAAGAAATATTAGATACAGTCGAAGTTGGTGTGTTGGCAACGGTGAATGTTGATAGAACTCCTTTGGTGACGCCGCTGCACTTTGCGCGATTGGGTGATTCGATAGTTTGGATATCAGAGCCGACTGCGCGCCATTCAGAAAATGCGTTTCGGAACGGTAAGGCGGAATTTGTGGTTTGGGATGATAAGAAGCGAGCAGTTTTCTTAAAAACTAACGTGACTGAACTTCCAGAATCTGAGAAAGAGGCGGCAATGGCGGCTTATAAAGAGAAGCTGGCTGATTTTATGCCGCGTTGCCAAAATCCGCAAATATACGTTGCGCCAATTGGTGAACTTGATGAAAAAACTACAACGGGCAATTGGATGCATTTTATTGCATAAGCACTATATCTAGCGTAAAATTAGTTAAGTAACTACTAAATATAGGGGAAAATGAAAATGAATGCTAGTCAAATTATTACTGATGACATGACTCTGGAAGAAAAATTAAGCGCTATTGACGCAGCTCTTAAAGCAGCACAAGAAGCGGCTGATGATCAAGCAAAGTCGAACGGCACTGTTGCGGCACCAGTTGACCCAGCAAGTTTGACTATTTGTGACGGTTGCGAATAAGGTCCACCAACAGATCTGATCATTGACAATATAGGGCTTTATATTGTATAATTAAGGGTATCATGAAAAAAATTGAGACTTTTTCAGGATCTGAGGCTATAAAAGAGATTAAACAGTGCGCTAAAAAGGGTGCATCTGAAGGTCTGTATGATCCGAGCCCAAGAAGACTGTGCGTTCCTCTTAAGCTGGTTACTGATTTTCTTTTTGGTAATGTGGGTGTTGACGTTGAGGGGGTTGGTAATCTTCTGGAGGCAACTGAGAAAACCGAGGAAAACAAGGGTGTTATATTTGCTACGAGTCACCTAACGGACGTTGATGTTTCGACTGTTGCTAGCGTAGTTTCTGAGTTTAGACATATAGGCGTGACAGTAGCCTCCACTAATATGGGTCTTTGGCATCAGAGGATACCATATAAACTTGTTGGGATGGATAACTTTTTTCAGGTTCCGTATGGAAGAGATTTGTCTGTGGAAAAAGATGCTATTGATAATAAGTACGCGTTGCCGTTTAATAGTGACGATTACTTAGGTCTGCAAGAAAAAATAACAGATAGTGGACTTTCTGTTATTACTGCAGCGCATAACCCGATGAGCAATATTGGGATAAAAAATGACGGTGAACTGCCAGAAAAGGCGGGTAAATTAGCTCCTCATCTAAGCCTGGCGACGGGTGCCACCATAATTCCTGTACTTATGCAGGTTGAGGGTCAGAAGAGAAATCCTAATCAACTCAATGACAATGCGATACATCTAAAGTGGCTTTTGGGTAAAAAAGTTGTGCGACTGGTATTTGGTGAGACTATTAAGCCTAGTCCTGATGAAGTTGAAGCTTATGCCAATGTTTCGCATGAAGCGTCTTACTCAAAGGCGGCTCGTGAAGAGCAGTGTCGCATATTGGAGGCGTTTGGTGGGAAGGCGATATTGGGGTATATGCGTGATAAATATGATCCGGTATTGGCTGCGTAATAAGGAGAGATAGCTAAAATGGCTGCAGGAATAGATAAATTTATCCCAACCTCAGAAGAGCAAGAATTGTTCAATAAAGTTTTCTATCCAGAAATCACTGAAGAGTTTGATATTGACGTAAAAGAAATTGAGCCACAGAGAGAGGGTTTTTCTCTGTCGGTTGCGCTTGGTTCTCTTAAGAAATGGGTGCGTGGTAGACGAGAAAAGCACAGCAAACCTTTTGGACTAACTAACAATTCGGCGGTAGAAAAACTTGAGGCAGCTGGAGAAGAATTGGGACTGCCAGAAACAGACGTTCGACTTTCCCCTGGACTTAAGCTGTTGATGGGCTTAATGCATGGCAAAAAGGAAGTTGAAATAATTGGCGAAGATATTTTAATTGAAGCCGCCAAAAAGTCCAAAGAAGAAGGTAGGGGAAGTGTTATAGCGCCAACACATTTCAATGGAGAGGATGTTCCTACGGCTAGTTATTTGGCGTCTTTGTTGAACAAAATTAATATTGGCGTAGCGTCGACTAATAGAGATTGGATTAAGAAGGGCGTTGGCGGAATCAACCTAGAGGCTATACAATATCTTGCGTTTGGCGCTAAAAACTTTTTTGGTGTGCCATATGAATGGGTAGATAAAAAGAGTAAAAAACCGGTTCACTTTTCAACAGACCATTACGAAGAAGCGGTTAAATTTGTTGAGGATGGTGGATCTTTGGTTTTGGCTGGATATTCAGCGGATGACTCAGTAGGTTCAAAGCCTCGCAGTGAAATGGGATCTGCGGCGATTCATACGGCATTAAAATCTGGTGCAGAATTGATATTTGTTTACGTATCGTCAGAGGATAAGAAACTTACCGTCAGAGTTATGGAGGATGAGGATGGTATGTTTGCGGCGTTTAGTAATTCATATAGAAAGGCGCTAGAGATGAAGGATTCTGATGCATCCGAGCGTTTATTGTCGTCATGCAAAGAGTACTTAAAAGACAGCGAAATAGGTAGGGTTATAGCGGAAGAATATAGGCGTCGATCAGACAAAAATAAAGCCTAGCGAGCGGCACCGAAGTCTTAGTTATTGACAAAATAAAAATAATGTGATATCATTTTACTGTATAAAAAATTAAAACAAAAAGGAATAAAATGGCTGAAGAAAAAGATATTCACAGACTTACCGAAGGCATATTGAGTCGAGACGATATGTCGGCGTTGACGTATGTGTTGCAGCACGTGAAAGGATCTAGCCCAAGTTCAGCGACGAAATTAAGTCTGGAACTGGAAGAGCTTGACGAAACAGCGTAGGGATTTAGCTAGATAATAATCCACCTCTGTTGTATACTAGACAGTATGGAACAGATTATTTCTCAAGTAGTGAAGCAACTTTTTGATCAAGATATATCGGTACAATTGACGCGTCCTGATCCGAAGTTTGGTGACTTTGCTACAAATGTGGCATTGCAATTGGCTAAGCCACTGGGGAAGAATCCGCGCGAAATTGCGGAGATGATTGCTGAGAATCTGCGTAAAGAAGAAGAGTTTAGCGAAGTAAGCGTGGCTGGTCCAGGTTTTATCAATGTAAAACTGAGCGATCAATCCGTTCTAAATTCTTTGAAAAAAGAGCCAACGACGAAGCGCGCTGGTCAGACGGTTGTAATTGAAACCAATTGCCCGAATCCATTTAAGGCTATGCATATCGGACACGCTTTGAATGCGATTTTGGCGGACACGATGGCTAATCTGTTGGCGGTTGATGGCGCAATTGTGCATCGAGTGAGTTATCACGGTGATGTCGGAACGCATGTTGGTAAAAGTATGTGGGCGATTTTGCGTGAGATTGACGGCGATATGAATAAATTGAACGAAATCCCAGCCGATAAGCGAAATGAATTTATGAGTCGCATGTACGTTGAAGGTGCGCGTGCGGCGAAAGAATCTCCAGAGGCGAAGGCAGAAATTGATGAACTAGCTAAGCAATCATTCGTTCTGGATGATCCACTATATAAGCAAGTTTACGAAATCTGTAAAAGTTGGAGTTTTGACGAAATTGACTCTAATGTTGGGCGACTTGGAAACGTGCCGATTGAGCGACGTTACGTTGAGAGTGAAACTGAAGAATTGGGCAAATCTCTGATTAAAGAGAAAACTCCAGAGGTGTTCACCAAATCTGACGGCGCGTATGTTTTTAAGGGCAGTAAATACGGCGCGTTCGACAACGTGTTTATTGGATCTCACGGCAATGGTCTTTATGGGGCGCATGATATGGGATTGATCCAGTTGAAGTATAAGGACTACCCGAATTTGGACTTGTCAATTACAGTAAATGGCGAGGAGCAAGCAGCATACTTCCGCGGCGTGATTGCGGCTAGTGAATTGTCAATTCCAGCCTTGAAAGGAAAATTGTTTAATTACGCAACTGGCTTGGTCAAATTGACAACTGGGAAAATGAGTTCGCGAACGGGTGAGGTTGTTACAATTGGCTGGCTGTTCGATGAGTTTAAGAAGGCAATTGAAAATGCTGGCGGCGAGCCAACTGACGACGTGATTGCTGGCGCGCTTCGTTATCAATTCTTGAAAGTGAAGATCGGCGGTGACGTCATATTTGATATTAACGACGCGGTAAGTTTGACGGGAAATACGGGAAGTTACTTGCAATACGCTCACGCTCGGGCGCGAGGTATTTTAACTAAATCCGACAAAGAAATTGCCTTTCCGACAGAGTTGTTTGACGAAGATAAAATGCTGGTCAGAAAATTGAGTGAGTACGTGGACGTGGTTGATCGTGCTAAGGAGAGTTTGGAGCCTCATCACATCTGTACGTATTTGTTTGAACTAGCGCAAGAATTTAATCGATATTACGAGAAAAATCAGGTTATTGGTAGCGACAAAGAAGCGCATCGCGTAGGAATCGTGGCAATTTACGCTGACATTCTTAAGGCTGGACTGGCTATTTTGGGAATCGTGGCACCGGATCGCTTGTAAAATATGCTGTATTAGTATATAATATGAATTCGTGAATGAACAACTGAGTAAACAATTAGACGAGCAGCCATATACATCATTTGATGATCGATATCTATCTACTCAGCTATTAACTCCGAGAAGTGATATAGCAGAGAAAAGAGGTGTTAAGCGAGAACCCTTATTAGGGTCAGGGAAGCTTTGTGACATAAAAAGTGTGTACGAAAAGTCAGATA from Candidatus Nanosynbacter sp. HMT-352 harbors:
- the argS gene encoding arginine--tRNA ligase, whose translation is MEQIISQVVKQLFDQDISVQLTRPDPKFGDFATNVALQLAKPLGKNPREIAEMIAENLRKEEEFSEVSVAGPGFINVKLSDQSVLNSLKKEPTTKRAGQTVVIETNCPNPFKAMHIGHALNAILADTMANLLAVDGAIVHRVSYHGDVGTHVGKSMWAILREIDGDMNKLNEIPADKRNEFMSRMYVEGARAAKESPEAKAEIDELAKQSFVLDDPLYKQVYEICKSWSFDEIDSNVGRLGNVPIERRYVESETEELGKSLIKEKTPEVFTKSDGAYVFKGSKYGAFDNVFIGSHGNGLYGAHDMGLIQLKYKDYPNLDLSITVNGEEQAAYFRGVIAASELSIPALKGKLFNYATGLVKLTTGKMSSRTGEVVTIGWLFDEFKKAIENAGGEPTDDVIAGALRYQFLKVKIGGDVIFDINDAVSLTGNTGSYLQYAHARARGILTKSDKEIAFPTELFDEDKMLVRKLSEYVDVVDRAKESLEPHHICTYLFELAQEFNRYYEKNQVIGSDKEAHRVGIVAIYADILKAGLAILGIVAPDRL
- a CDS encoding pyridoxamine 5'-phosphate oxidase family protein, whose protein sequence is MRVDDMNELAKEILDTVEVGVLATVNVDRTPLVTPLHFARLGDSIVWISEPTARHSENAFRNGKAEFVVWDDKKRAVFLKTNVTELPESEKEAAMAAYKEKLADFMPRCQNPQIYVAPIGELDEKTTTGNWMHFIA